A single Populus nigra chromosome 13, ddPopNigr1.1, whole genome shotgun sequence DNA region contains:
- the LOC133670738 gene encoding polygalacturonase-like: MAGLPLPLIPHPITLFFIIFFAFSPLAKAAQYSVLSYGAKPDGKTDSTKAFAAAWAQACASAQPATISVPKGSFSLGQVRFQGPCKNRAILVRIDGTLVAPSDYKVIGNAKNWLIFEHVNGVTVSGGTLDGQGAGLWSCKNSGKGCPRGATSLEFSNSNNIAITGLASLNSQLFHIVINGCQNVKVQGVKVSAAGNSPNTDGIHVQSSTGVTILNSRIGTGDDCVSIGPGTSSLWIESVACGPGHGISIGSLGKESQEAGVQNVTVKTTTFTGTENGLRIKSWGRPSNGFARDILFQHAVMNNVQNPIVIDQNYCPGEKNCPGQVSGVKISDVTYQDIHGSSATEVAVKFDCSKKYPCTGIKLEDVKLTYKNQPAEASCSNAGGVASGLVQPTSCL, encoded by the exons ATGGCAGGCCTTCCACTTCCACTGATCCCCCATCCTATTACccttttcttcatcattttctttgCGTTCTCACCTTTAGCAAAGGCAGCACAATATAGTGTGTTAAGCTATGGTGCCAAACCTGATGGAAAAACTGACTCAACCAAGGCCTTTGCTGCTGCTTGGGCACAGGCATGTGCCTCAGCACAACCAGCCACAATTTCTGTTCCTAAAGGGAGTTTCTCTTTAGGTCAAGTGAGGTTTCAGGGTCCTTGCAAGAACCGTGCTATCTTGGTACGTATAGATGGTACCCTAGTCGCCCCATCAGATTATAAGGTCATTGGTAACGCTAAAAATTGGCTAATCTTTGAGCATGTTAATGGGGTTACTGTATCTGGAGGGACTCTTGATGGCCAGGGTGCTGGACTGTGGTCTTGTAAGAATTCCGGCAAGGGTTGCCCCAGAGGCGCAACG TCACTTGAGTTTTCCAATTCAAACAATATTGCAATTACCGGATTGGCATCATTAAATAGCCAGTTGTTTCACATTGTCATCAATGGTTGCCAAAACGTCAAAGTGCAAGGAGTCAAAGTCTCTGCCGCCGGAAACAGCCCTAACACGGATGGTATTCATGTTCAATCATCAACCGGTGTCACCATATTGAATTCTAGGATTGGAACAGGTGACGACTGTGTATCGATTGGCCCCGGTACCTCAAGTTTGTGGATTGAAAGTGTGGCTTGTGGACCTGGCCATGGAATCAg CATTGGAAGTTTGGGCAAAGAATCCCAAGAGGCTGGTGTGCAAAACGTTACAGTCAAGACCACTACATTTACCGGTACGGAAAATGGACTGAGAATTAAGTCTTGGGGAAGGCCTAGCAATGGTTTTGCTAGAGATATTCTTTTCCAACATGCAGTCATGAATAATGTCCAAAATCCTATTGTAATAGACCAAAACTATTGCCCCGGCGAGAAGAATTGCCCTGGCCAG GTTTCTGGAGTGAAAATAAGTGATGTGACCTACCAAGACATTCATGGATCATCAGCTACAGAAGTGGCGGTCAAATTTGATTGTAGCAAAAAATATCCATGCACTGGGATCAAATTAGAAGATGTAAAGCTCACTTACAAGAATCAGCCAGCTGAAGCATCATGCAGCAATGCTGGTGGAGTTGCTTCAGGACTTGTTCAGCCCACTAGCTGTCTATAA